The Amaranthus tricolor cultivar Red isolate AtriRed21 chromosome 14, ASM2621246v1, whole genome shotgun sequence DNA window ttgattaggcgtattaaacttaatctaactctttttgaactcttaagcctattacaaatgtaagagctagatgaactaagaattacaactctttaaacacttagagaaatcttaactcaagagagaaagttgtaagaaaaggtgtatcaagatgttgtcttagttctggacggaagcctcatatatatagtgtacgcctcaacacatcttcaaaaacaagaaggctcctacccgttattttctgttgacctggtctttcagcgcctgacttcaagatcttgaggttatcttcaaactgacgtgtactgacagcttaataataatttcgtcattgtgtttgtaattgtccaatgctatgctgccatgttagtacttatacaagatattgaataataagcataaaccagatttatcaacatttaaataaccatttaaattaattcctattttttaggattgctatttactatttttagcataaattcaaatttcatccaaataatagtaaatctagatcttgcttaaatatagccgtgtacaattaataataaaacatgtgtaccttgtactatatttaattatcaaattgattttaaccacatattttaaatctaagtttaaatatgaaatatttaaacgttaagcaacaatgtataacaaaatatttaaactttattcaaataatatccaatgttaattttaatgaaccttgacctattaaaatacttcaaatataatttcaaggaacattgacctattaaaatatttcaaatataatttcaaggaacattaacctattaaaatatttcaaatataattacgaaactaacctgattaagaacgtaattatcttcaagactttgaaacacatttcagaacttataaaatcactttaaaataaacttaagttctttaagcatattccatcgacttcttacttaagaatataaatcaaatgtgtatcaaatatgattttaaacttacttaaacaattaaatgtaattacttaatttatttgtttaaacaatatgtgttttgaattatcatcatccaagagaattaagtctttaatctttccttattatttaagagagttgagtcttcaatctcccccttgatgaaagtcaaaaccatatttacctaaatcatatttctaagttataatgaaatgaaaagcacgaataataataatatataaaaacattttcgagactttatcatttttcagaaacattcttcaagattttaagaacagtttcaaaacagaactatgttatatcatatcattacaatcattatttattcagtaatcaaatatttaatcAGCAACCTGATAGTTATGCAACAAAATTTCCATATCTCccttaagtatatatatattatatctcccTTAAAACAGAACAATTTATTAAATCAGagcaaaacatttaacaatttttcagtATAAGCAAGCAAACATCAAACAAACATACAAAACATTATATAAGCAAACATTTTATATAAGCAAGTAAGCATGATAGTAAGTATAAATAAAACATACatatatctccccctttttgactttcatcaaaaagtaaacaaggagtcttaaaatgttgggattatcaaaagaaaatattgtttgccgaaaagaaaatattgttcatcaaagccataacatgcataatcaacaaaaattacttcctagaccttctcttccttttcttggaaggtttggatTGTCCAGGGGTAATTGTTTCATCAACGGTTGGATTAATTGTTTGGATTGGAGTGGTCTCAGCAATATTCACATCAATAGTTTGACCCTCACCAGTAACTTCATCATCTCCATTCTTTTCACCCTCTTTATCCTTCTCCTTAGCCTCAGCCTCTTGAGgtacagcagcatcaccatcatcgacctcttcttccactaccacatcttctactaccattcccttcatttctttcataaaagagtctaacataaaagtaagagtagacactttatcatgtaatgccagtagggaagatttcatttcaccaacctccaaatctagagactgaagtcgggaaagagtggtgtgttccttgatatgaggttcaagacgtgtaagccgcttaccatgaatcttttgaagatcctctttatcagttgaagacaaatttgagtacaactcatatttgccatccactttgaaaataccaagaggcggaagaatttcagtagataatgaaattggaccagaacaatccacttcctctaaatcagagagtagattaaaatgatcaaagatcaatgttaaaagattggcataaggaagagagcaattgcgagaatgtgagcaacaaaatcgcattgtggagaaaataatagaagaaaaatcaacatttttcagagaagcaatcttccacatcagtataagatgagcatcagtaaccaattcacaagaagtgttgcgagagaaaacggttcttacaagaatgtagtgtaacaatttaccatttaaattcaaagcattatgtgttaactgtttagtagaagagaaatcagaataagattcaagtatgaacatatccctagcattttgtaacgccaaaatattaggagtttgatcatcagatttatgagaaaatttgaaaatgtcattcattagggtttttgaaatcacaatctcttgacccttaacaaaacttcttaaagcatgttctccttcaatcataacaaaagataagtttgaatagaaaactttcacaagagttggataggtagtagaaccaggacttaataacataccaggagtagattgaataaaaacagagattatttcaaagtcttcaaacagaaagaaattataatcaagtatatcaacaaaggaaagtaatctttgtcgaaaaatatcaacccatctcccataagcagtatgattttcgaaccattgtttaggaacatcaaaagtgtgtaatggtgaaacaacaggggttataggttcagccatttgtgatttagatgattctcctttttcggattttgaagaggatctactcatccttcttttaggtgccattgaagTAGAGTATGAAGAGCTTGAAagggaaagtgaaagagacggttttgagagaaaatcagaaaaagattttgtgagcaaatgaatgagcaaagcgttttactctcttttaaaggagtatagtacatgcatttgtactttcattaaattgattgatttgacaacacaagagaatgcaaagtgtgtgtgtgtgtgtgaagcTTGACCAGTTTGTGCATCATGGTGAACAAgcatttgattttggttttcaacCATGAATCAGTggaaatacaattatgagattaattgaatttattaaccaaaataatgaacacaattttaacgcattgatgatgttcacaactaatcgaaacaaacaattttgttttaaaataattaaatatcctttattaattaaaggtattcaattataaatcccatatatataaaacaaataattttttttttattttttttttttaagaaattgaaatcaaattttcaattctcaaaaatatgcataaacacatatataatcataataatacgtaatgctcccccttaatacatacttggtatttaagtaattatcgtttcaatccttttactcatatgccattattctttgatattattctttgataatactcccccttaatttatgcaacgtcatttagcatgccaagttccatacgtatataagcaaaacgatcagcacttaaaggttttgtaaatatatccgctaattgattttcagtagatataaaagataaagaaatattacctttttcaacatgatcccttataaaatggtgacgtacctcaatgtgttttgtacgagaatgttgcacaggattctttgtaatacaaattgcacttgtattatcacatcttattggtatgcctttgaaatcaattccaaggtctctaagttgttgagcaatccataaaatttgagagcaacatgcaccggcagctatgtattcagcttcagctgtagataaagcaactgaattttgctttttagaataccaagagatcaatgaatttcctaagaactgacacgatcctgaggtgctttttctatcaactttatatccagcataatcagcatctgaaaaaccaatcaaactaaaatttccacagctagggtaccatagaccaaagtctttagtcccatataaatatctaaagattctcttaactgctgttaagtgagattcttttgggttagcttgaaaacgagcacataagcaaacactaaacatgatatcaggacgactagcagttaaatacaataaagaaccaatcatacctctataagtcttttgatcaacactcttaccatttatatcttggtccaaacttagtgttgtactcataggcgtattaacttctttacattgatccatattgtactttttcaataaatctctaacatatttactttgacaaataaatatgccatctttcttttgctttatttgtagtccaagaaagaatgttaagtctcccatcatgctcatttcaaactctttgcacataatctcagaaaattccttgcacaaagaatcattagtagctccaaacaatatatcatcaacatatacttgaacaactagaatatcttttcctttagttttaatgaaaagagttttatcaattttacctcgttgaaattcattttcaagtagatgtgagctaaatctgtcataccaagctcttggagcttgtttcaagccatataatgctttatttagtttgaacacatgattaggtagatcagaattttcaaagccgggtggttgtttaacatatacttcttcttgcaagtatccatttaagaatgcacatttaacatccatttgatatagtttaatattcatgtatgaagcaaaagcaagcataatacggatagattctaaccttgccacaggtgcgaaagtttcatcataatctattccttcttcttgattatagccttgagctaccagtcttgctttattccttacaatatctccatcctcattgagtttatttcgaaagacccatcttgttccaataatagtacgatctggaggtctttcaactagatcccaaactttgttcctttcgaattcatttaattcattttgcattgcaatgatccactctggttcttgtaatgcttctttaacatctttaggttctatgagagaaacaaaagcagaaaatgcacatagattcttaagagaggatcgagtttgcgtacctttgtttggatcacttataatattctctggaggatgttgatatgactttctagttcttcttcgtagtatggatggtgtgttttcattcaatgaacttgtacttacttcatttgaggtatttctaattggtgtacccaaaacagtatgttcaggaactatctcaagatcttgaggttgggtctcaagatcagactgtgagtcttcaatgttaacaacctgttttccttcatcctcaatactttgtatggtatcctgcatgttaatctttttaactgcacTAGCActtttaatatccagttcattatcacttaaatcatcaaaatgtttattaaggtttaactctttaaaaccttcacttaaagtttcattttcggattcatcaaaaacaacatgtatactttcttcaactatacctgtacgtttgtttaacactcgataagctttactattaagtgagtatccaagaaatgtaccttcatcacttctagcatcaaattttcctaaattgtctttaccattattatgaataaaacatttacaaccaaatggtctaaagtatgctatattcggttttcttcctttgaataactcataaggagttttcttaagtatgggtcttataagacatctatttaagacataataagctgtgttaacagcttcagcccaatagtgtttagctaatccattttcaataagcattgttcttgccatctcttctaaagttcgatttttcctttcaactacaccgttttgttgaggtgtcctaggagctgaaaagttatgggttataccatatttttcacaaaaggagtcaaagcctaattgatcaaactctcttccatggtcacttctaaccgagactattggaaggttcagttgagtttgcatctctttacaacgtcttgaaaacggtttcaaggcttcacttttatcctttagaaaatcaacccacgtaaatctagaataatcatcaactataactaggatataagatttacctcttatgctccgtacacgcattggtccacataaatcaatatgtaatagttcacatggtcttgatgtacttaccattttcttcggtttaaatgaacttcttacttgtttacctttaatgcatgcgtcacaaatagaacattgtttatagtcaagagctggaagtcccttaactaaatctttacttaccaacttcagcatggtgtgagtattgatatggccaagacgtctatgccaaagttttgtgtagaaatactaatggatgatcgaatgcaacaagagggggggggggggtgaattgttgtgtagtaggtttaagatttttgcctctaattttttcgcggaattatattaagtaaaggacaaaaacttaaacttaaaaacgaaaagaaaaataataaaggagacaaggatttttacgtggaaaccttcttggcctaataagaaggaaaaaccacgaccccccgggatttcaaaattctcactatgtttaggcaattagttacaattacacaaaacaatgtttgcttcacttgaagcttctcaattctctaaacgctttactcaaagcttctctacttaggcctacttctcttctcttctcttctcttctcttctcttctcttctcttctctccttctctttctcttctctcgattctattctctattcccttagacttcccataagtctaattacaacaaaacactcaattaccctttacaaggccaattctcattaagatcaaaatgaaattgttgcttaagaaaaatattataaattaattggcatttaaaacttagaatatttttctcaattaattctcccttagatggactCTCTCAATGCAACATTTATTCATTTATCCATCCATGcatactgaaccgtaatttccctcttttataaggaggaacagcagacagtgcactcagcccatgttctccacgaaatgcacatatcccacgacttccacaaacttacttgctcccaaagaaaacgggaagttagttgaagtttagaagtggaatgtaactgctgcttGCACATGCACGGTTAAGAACATCATggtttaaggaagatcctaaattgtagGAGACAAATTCAAAGTGTAGAATAAGTCCCTTTGatatccgagtttataggagataaacaaggaattgatcttctccatgtttttaggcgaattaaaaaaatattttgccaattaataaataaatttaattaagcaactaattaaattttaaccttttacattaaccaaaaacagaaaatataattttcgtaatcttccagtcaatgtcttcttcggacctgtatcgtgaggaacagcacactgtctccatctacaacattcgtcagaacttcaactctaggaacagtaaactgtcttcaagagcaatttcccaacttcttggatatttgagacatgtacttcttccacgaatcaagtcataggcttcatcaacgattcacattaaatcggatatatacctacaaaacaatctctaaaatatgtttgtttatttaaaagtaaagtcatcatcaaaaccttaagaggccaacaaattccccctttttgatgatggcaaactttataaacaaacttaagtgaaatagagtaaaacaaaattcatagagcatactagagattaaagtaactctaattaacttagcaaatcaacttgttagaatataatttaccaagcattcataaacgaacagtttactctaaaatatcaaatatttttcaaaagttttcaaaattaattaacttaaaacttaaatgaaataaactaagttaaactaaaataaataaaaactaacataacataataacctaatataataaaactacataattaattaaacaaaactaatataaaacataaaaaaacataaaacacacTTTGTTAGATAAATTCAACAGAAAGATCATCTTGAGAAACAAAATATAAgtataaacacagcagcacacagcACACATagcattcataagaatcaatataaatcaacaagatatgtaactgtgtattcactgcccttgttaagtttgtgcataatcttcccccttttgtcatcaatcaaaaagaattgggagttatcaaatctcagcacaaaccatatagatttgttagtgatgaaagcaacaaacaacaataataaaagcaagtgctatgaaattaaacctgcatagagttaattgtcacagaccatgaaaaaaaaaacaaagaaaagtagcaattgttcaaagttacaacaaccatgtaccccagatggtacaaggcaaaaaaatgaaattgtttgttaagtcatacagccaacaaatcattaaatttttgagcagagggatcaagggtcagtctcttcttcatcaatgaattcagtctgcacctccactgtgtccagcttggcaccaaggcgttgttccatttggtttagctgatccacaatagaagccagtgagacacgaatttcagcttgaaaagcaatgaaatgagactgtagatcaaggagcttggagagtatggaatgtaaggaaactgcaggaacagagtcaaagttagtacagccaatattgggtgaagtgtgtgattgtggtggtggtgtacacgggataggtgatggtggtggtgatggaatttgatgtggtggtgaattggctggcttgggagaggtaggttcatcaggtgtgggctcagggatggtgtcagatggtgtttcatcaaccaaagtagccttgcgtttcgaagccaacctcctactcttcctttgcattgacttagcctttttcctcatagccaacacaatctcttcatcgctGGAATCACTACATAGATTGTGAGGGacattttcatccaaggcttcctttttcttttccttttcccccttacttacagctccatcctgttcctctttctcagatttttcaatattttcagagggaacaggatcttgttccttttcttcctcattctcttttacctcctttttctcctctgcctccttttcttcttcaacctcttcagccccttcatcttcagattcaacttctacaaccccctcatgcatcaatactccctcatcattcaatttcaaatgcaaattttgtaaacatttagcaccaattttcatattgggacccattgggaactccaacccttccaatgggacctcaaacttcctaaaaatccatgttaacaaccctccataaccaatgaaacttttcttttcaatgcagtctgataaatgagagatcatcaacgaaggaaaatttattttaatatgtttttccatgcagtaaatcaaagtggcatcacgcaaactcacttgactacgttttgagtttcgtggtaagataaatctgcgagcaacattgtacaacaatttatgcataggggacagaacattgtgactgatcttccccttttgatcaactcctaaaaattttaaaattgtgcgttcattaatgccagaaaatgcaatctttgacccaatatgatatgtatcaaaaccaacattgggaacattaaaccattcctctaataatgcgctgttaaattcaattttaacagttttaacaacactagtacacataccgccatcattagagaaattta harbors:
- the LOC130799448 gene encoding secreted RxLR effector protein 161-like, encoding MDQCKEVNTPMSTTLSLDQDINGKSVDQKTYRGMIGSLLYLTASRPDIMFSVCLCARFQANPKESHLTAVKRIFRYLYGTKDFGLWYPSCGNFSLIGFSDADYAGYKVDRKSTSGSCQFLGNSLISWYSKKQNSVALSTAEAEYIAAGACCSQILWIAQQLRDLGIDFKGIPIRCDNTSAICITKNPVQHSRTKHIEVRHHFIRDHVEKGNISLSFISTENQLADIFTKPLSADRFAYIRMELGMLNDVA